The Eulemur rufifrons isolate Redbay unplaced genomic scaffold, OSU_ERuf_1 scaffold_84, whole genome shotgun sequence genome contains the following window.
TAGGGACAGCGGAGGAGCCGAGAGGAGGTGACCCACGTCTGTCTGGGGCCAGGGGGCAGCGGTGTCCTGGCTGGGAAAAGGCACCGGGTGGCCCAGGGGTGGAGGGCCATGCCCGGCGGGGAGGAGGCAGTGGGTGTGGGAGCAAAGTTTGGGGAGAGAACCCCTTTCCTATTTCCCATGACCTTCAGCCTTCTGGGACCCgggccacctgcccccacccacctcccgGCCCTGCTCCACGCCGGCCTCCCGCCCTGCCCAGAGGCTGCTCTCAAGGGTGCGGGTCTGTGGCCTTGGCTCTGTGCCCTTGGCCCTGGTCTTGCTTGGGGCAGAGGGGACCGCAGGACAGGACGGCCTCTGCCTGCCTTTTGCAGGTGCGTGGGGAGGAGAAGGCGGCGGATGGGCGGAGTCCTGGGCCACCCGAATCAGGGACCGGCTTGGCTCAGCTCACCGTGGCTGTCACGGTGCCCCGGGCTGCAAGTGACCCCGCCCCGTGCAGAGGTCACCCCGTGCAGAGGTCACCCCGTGCAGAGGTCGGGAcccttccctgcctgccagcAGTGGTGGGAGAGGCAAGTCCCTAtcgggggctgggcagagggaagggcgGGCCCCAGGGACCCCGCGTAGGGTGCTGCCAGGACTGGGCTGTGTGGTGGCCCCGGGCGCAGGGCCCGGCTGGGCAGCTGCTCCCACGGCCCAGCTCGAGTGCCAGGTCTGGTGGAGAAAGTCCGGGCCGGGCTCTGCTTTCCTGCTCGTAGTTGGGGTGAGACCTCTTAGCACGTCAGGGTGTTTATTTTGGACGCTAATGGCTCCTAAACGCTTCACAGACCCCCCGCCCGCCGGGCTGTCCGTGTGGGTCACACACATCAGGGTCACACGCCCATGGCCATTTCCTCGCTGGATCGGAGCTTCCTGTGCAGTTTCTGCTTCTGTCTCTGAGCTGCCGCCCGGAGGGGCCTCGTGCCCAGGGTCCAGCCCTGCACCTGTGCACCTGTGCTGCCTGGGGACGCCTCTTCCCAGACACGGGGCTGAGAGGACCCCCTGCCACTGGGGCAGCTCCGGGGCGCCTGGGGCCTCAGCCTGGGGtcccatcccctctccctccctccatgctGAGTTGGTGCCAGACATGGGCCCATCCGAGTATGCTGCCGTCCATTTTGGTGGGTATTTGGGTTTTCCGCCATGAGGTCACATGGACACCCTTGCTCATGTCCCAGGGGAGACAGAAGCTTCGCTCCATTGGAAACctcattttccaaagtggctgtcccGTCAGACACCTCGACTGCAGGGACACAGGGACGGAGCTGTCCCCTGCAGGGTGGCACCCAGTGGGGGCCCTGGGGCCCCACCCACGAGGTGTCGCAGGGTGTGGGGGCCGTAGAGAGAAGGGACAAGTGCGTACACGAGAGGCCCCTGTGGCCACCTGGTTGCCGGGTGCCGCCCTCCCCACTGGGACGTGGTCCCCGGCCAGGCTTTAGGGTCTTGCAGCAGCGGCCGTGTCCGCCCAACCCGCCCCTCACGGGGCCCCTTCAGCAGCTCCCCGGCCCCACGGGGTGCGCCCGGGGCCGGTCTCCGAGtagctccccccagcccctgtcccctcCGAGCGTGCGGCCCCCAGCCCACGGGCGCCCAGCCAGAGACCCGCGTCTGTCAGTGGTTTTATTGGGGCTCTGCCCGGGCGGGATGTATGCACAACATACGTAGCAGAGCCCGGGAGCCTGCCCAGGCGCACCTACAACGGCGCGGGCGGGCCCAGGTCCGGCGGTGGGCGCAGTGGCCGGCACGGTGGCGGGTGTGGCAGCCCGTACCTGGGGCGCCCCCACTGCCCCACGGGGCCTCGGGGACCCTCTGGGGCCCCAGCTGGGAGGGGTGCAAGTCCTCCCCCGCGGGCGAGGCTCAGATCTTGGCCAGGGAGGAGTGCGCGTCTGCCTGCTCCTCTTGGATGGGGGTCCGGAATCTGCTTCcccctggggaggaggaaagagggagagatgggAGGTGGGGGGTCCTCAGCCCCCCGGGGGTGGTCTGGGCTGGGCCCACCGCGGACACTCACCAGGGCCCTTGGCGGCATCCGGGGCTGTCTTCCAGGCCCCTCGGTGCAGGTGCAGGGCCAGCAGCATGGCCAGGGGGGCCagcacccccaggcccaggcccaggcccaggagggTGGGGAGCACGGAGCCTGCGGGGAGGAGGCCCCGAGTGGTCAGAGGGCAGCCCTCCGGcagccccctcccagcctccccccctCCCCTGTGTGGCTTGGGGGCCCTGCTGGGGTCAGGCCAGGCCCCCTTACCCCTGGGGGCCTCCAGGGGGGGTGTGGAGGGCCCCTGTGATGTCCCAGGCCTGGCCGCGGTGGGCTGAGCCGTGATGGGCCTGGCTGGGGGGCCCTGGGTCTCCCAGGACGGTGTGGTCCAGGGGCTCTTGTCCTCACAGACGGCGTCTGAGCTGTTGCTGGCTGGCCACAGAGTGCGCTTCCCGGCGGCGGTGCAGCTGCAGGAGGGCAGAGGTGCTGGTCAGGCCGAGACCCCAGGGACAAGGGGCGGCCGCAGGCGGCGTCCGTCTCAGACTCCAGGCCAAAGGTGGCCGAGGCCCCTGTGCAGGCTCCCAGGCCCCCCACCCTGCAGAGGTCTCCGAGACCACACGCCCCTGCACCCCACgccctcagccctgccccagccctccctgaggccccgcagcctctgccctcccagcctggAACGGGAGCCCCCGGGGGGAGAGGTTCCAACTATGGACGAGCGAGGGTCTCGCACATGCTCCCCGGCCTGGGCTGGGGTCTCACACGCCCCGTCCatccccagggaggggctggcaccTCAGCGAGCACGGGTGGGGGTCAGCCACAGGGGCCCCAGAGCTCCCCCCCacaccctgccctctgccctctgccctctgccctctgccctgggccctgcactCACTTGGTCCAGGGCTTGCACGCCTGGTTGTCACCGGGGGAGAAGTGGCCAGAGGGGCACGGGGCACAGTCTGCAAGGAGCAGGGCAGGCTCAGGTGCCTGTGGCCGGCGGCCCTGCACTCTGCGGGTGGGGGGCTTGGCCTTTGGGACCCCCCTGCCCACGTCCTGCCAGCGGCCCTGACCCAGGAGCGGAGCCGGGAGCCCGACCTGGCAGGACGCAGGGGAGGCGCCGGTCGTGACGTGGGCTCGGGATCGAGGATCGTCCGTGCCACGGTGAggtcccagctcctccctgggccctgggcacgCGCCCCCAACCACGTCACGCACACTTGCTGTGCCACCCACCGTGCCCGCCAGGGCCGCCCCAGGGCTCACCGACTCCACGCTTGTAGCCGCCCAGGGGCTGGGTGCCTGCGCGGCAGCGGCACACGGTGTCCTGCGTGGCTGTGCACCTCTGCCCCGGCTCACTCCCACTTCCTGGGCAGGGGGACGGGGTGTCAGGTGGGGGCAGCTCAGGGGCGAGCGTGGCACAAGCACCcaggcccagcgccccctccctcCGCTGGGGTCCTCCCCCGCGCAGCCCGTAGcggccccagccccggcctccaGCCCCGGCCTCCAGCCCCGGCCTCCAGCCCGCAGCCCCGCCTGAGGCAGGGCCCTCCTTGGACCCGGCTCCGGCCTCACCCCCGGGCAGCCAGCAAGGCCACGTGAATAACGTTCTCCACGCCGACTCCACGTGGCCCCCAGGAGGAGGGCTGTGCCCCGGAGGCGCCCTGGCCCGTGTGGTTTGGGGTTTGCTCCTGCGGCTGTGGGGGGcgctgggcggggcgggggcggggaggcggcTCACCCTGGTTGCACAGCGTACAGGGCTTGCAGGGCTCGTAGTTGACGGCCTCGTTGTAGAAGCCGGGATCGCACGGGCGGCACACGGTGTCCCGGAAGCGGTCGCAGCGGCTCACCATCCCGTGGCCTGTAGCGGAGGCCGGGGGTTCGGGTCGGAGGTCAGGCCCGGCCCTGGCCTGTGCCCGTCGCTGGCTTCTTGGGGCCGTGGCCGGGCCTGGCAGGCCCCCGCCCCCTCCAGGGCCAGCTTTGCTGCTGACCACGGCCCAGGCCTGGATCGGGGTCCCCTGGAGCAGCCCCGCAGACGCCCCCTCCGAGGCTGGCTCACCTGGCTGGCACTCGAGACAGCACCGGCCACCGTGGGGGTACGTGTCCCCGGCACAGTCGAGCCCGGCTGCCGCCCCCAGCAGGAGCCCCAGGAGCAGCAGGACAGAGCCGGGCAGGTCGGGCCACGGCTGCCGAACCCCCACACACATCCTCGTCTCCGCCGAGCACCGAGTCTGGGTTTTTCCTTGCAGGATGTGGCTATAAGGGCtgtgggaggggcggggcgggagggcaggaggaggaggaagtggcccCAGGCAGGCAGGTGACCCCGACCCAGGCTGGCGACCCCAACCCAGGCTGGCTGCAGAAGGTGGCCTGTCTGGGGTCCTCCCGGCCATGGGGTTCTCCTGCCCTGTGTGCCAGCCCACAGGCGCAGCCCCAGGCCACTCCGCAGCCAGGACACGGCCAGGCCCTGCGGCCCTCTGGTCTGTGCCCAGCCCACACCGAGgacccctcctgctccctctggctggctgccctgccctgcccggccTGGGTGCTCTTGGGGGCCCCCCTCGAGGCTCACTCTCCCgccacccctcaccccctcagCACAGAGGAGCACAGAGCACGTGGGTAAACTGAGTCAGCAAGGCCCCCCTTTCCAGTCTGGACCTTTGGGGGGGTCTCCTCAGGTGTCTAGGACTAGCTCAGACCCACAGTGGCCACCAGGAGGCTGGTGACAGGTCGGCACTGAGGAGGGCATGAGGCCGCGCAGATACAGCtgagcacacgcacacacacaccgtGCACACGCCCTGACCCCACGGTCACCCCGAGCAAGGGCCTGGGCCTGGACACGGGGGCCTGGAGTGTCCCTTTTGCACCTTCTGCCTCGTGGCCAGGACACGATTATTCAAAAGTTAACGTTAGCAGTTGCAAGTGGAGAGGCGCCTCCCGGCAGGTCGAGCGGCTGGAAACCCCCTCCCGCCAGGAGCTCAGGTAAGAGGGGTGCGTCCCCCTCGGCCCACCTGCGGGGAAGTCCCGGGCAGACGCCAGGCCCGGCTCCgcagggggagggtgggcaggaggcagcTCCCCGGCCCCAGCCACTCCCCAAGCCCCCGAAGTGCAAAGAGGGTCCCgggggcagcaggggctccgAGCACCCCAGGCAGCGCCTACGTGTTGAGTGACCCGCCCAGGTGGGCAAACAAGGAAACTTCTGGCATTTTCTGGAAGGTTCGACCCAGCTCTCAAACCTCGTCTCCCACTGATAGTGAGAAAAAGCTCACATTTGCAGGTGGTTCCTCTGAGGGTCAGATCAGCGTGAGGCCGTGGTGGGCCACACTCGGCGCCGGGGCACCCCCTTCCTCCCTGGGGGCACACGTGGGGGCCTCTCTGCCACCCGCAGCCACAGGCATCCGGCAGAGTGGGCGCACCTGGTTACAGGTGACCAGCGGTGACAGGCCTGAGCCTCACCTGCACCCAGCCCACCCTGCAGCCCGTCCCTGGCGGCACTCTCTCCCGCAGGAAGCTGTCCTGGGTTGGGGGTCACAGGTCAGAGGCGTCAGCAGGGGAAAGCCTTGCTGTGTTCACTGAGCTGGCGACACTCTCCCAGGGCTCGGGGTCCCGGGCAGACCTCGGCTCCTGGCGAGCCCGTGCCCCGGGGCTGGGCTCCCCTCTCAGTACAGCGGCGTCTCTGGTGGCTGCTGCCCCTTGGGTGCACCCCGTGTGCCCAGCCCCGTGTGGCCTCAGCTCACCCGGCACACCCCTGTGGGTGCGTCCCCTCGGACAACACACAATGCAGTGACCGTCCTGGCAGGGCCCAGTGACAAGCCTGTGAGGGGAGCCCACaggagggggctgcagggaccttcctccccccccccccgggtaCCCCGGCCTTGGCTCTGCAGAAATCTCCACACTGCCTGCAAGCGGGCACgtggcaggcagaggagggggtgCTCCTGGGAGCCCCAAGTTCCTGCCTGGAGAGCTGGACACAGACCCTGGACCCTCCGAGCCACAGGGCAGGACCCCCTGAGCCGTGCCCACACACCCATTCTCTGGCCCCCGGGCTGGGCCCTGGGACCACCCAGACCAACCAGCTCACCCGCCCAGGCTCCGACTCCTGACTTCACTCGCCCAGCCCAGACCCCCACCGTGACCTGCCTGCCTGCCACCTCCGTCCCTTCTCACAAACAGCGCAGCTCCCCGGCCCCCAGGTCCGAGGGAGGATCAGGTGCAAGGTGCTCGGCAAAAGCTACGCGCCCTCCTTGTTAACCAAACTGCCCACCTCAAATGCTTCAAGTGGAAGCCACGTGGCCACATATGTtccaagttttgttttgtgttttattttcaccCGAAGAATGAAGCTGAGAGAAAAAGACGACTATATTTCAAAGTAAGTAATGTGATTCCTGTTACAACAAACATTTGTGTTTTCTCAGGGTGGTTCTGACGTGCCAGGGCGGACCCCACCCCGCGACACACCCAGGCCCTGGGAAGGAGCAGGCGTCCTCCCCTGAACTTCCTGGCTGCTCGGCCCAGCTCAGCACACCTGGTTCTGTTGAATCTCAGTTTTCAAGGAAACGGCAGGAGGTGCGCTACCCCCGGCCCTGATGTGGTCAGTGCCTTCGGCGGAGCAGCTCTAAGCGGTTCTCAGAAGCCAGATGCAGCGATTTCAAGGGACCTCAGGACAGAGACGCCGCTGAGCACGGTGGCGTGTGATTGGGGCGGGGCGCGGGCTGCAGCAGCTCGTCTTTAATGACTGGCCCTGCCGTGAGGGGGCAGCAGGAGGCGGCGCAGGCTCCGGGCTCTGGGGGCTCTGGACACTGCGGCCGTGTCACCACTGACCCAGCGCCGCCCTCGGGGCGTGCAGGGTCGGGAGGCAGCCCAGGGGCCGTGGGCGGCTCAGAACTCCTCGTGCACGCTGCGGGCGTAGTCCATCAGCTTGCTGCCCGTGAAGAACTCGCTGTACTTGAGAACCTCCTCGGGCTCCAGGTGGTGGTTCTGGTTCTCGTCCGCAATGGCGATCATCTGCTTGGCCTCGTTGAGGGCGTTGAACTCGTTCATGGGGTCCATGTAGTTCTGCAACGGCGCCCGGGTGGGTCAgcgccctccccaccctctcgGCCGCCAGGTGGTGCTCCGGGACATCTCGTCCCCGTTGCTCGCCAGGCCCCCACGCTGCACCTCGTGAACGTGGAGGACCCCACTCGGCCCACCCGGCCTGTCCCCCACATGGGGACGTGGCTATGAGCTAAAAGGACGTCCCAACAGGGACACCAAGTCTATGTGAACAGTGGCTCTAACGCTACCCCCACCCACAGAAACTGATTTCTGGTGAAAACACCCCATTGGCTACAGGATAGGAATGTGGGCACATTCTGGAACGTTCCAGAAGGGAGACACCATGGATGGGAAGGGCACAGGGCGGGGAGAAGCCAAGGCCTGCCCAGGGCCAGCGGAGGTCATAGGGACTGAATCGGccactgggcagggagggccaggCCAGCTCCGGCCGACCCTGTCGGGATCCCTAAACCCCACCTGTCCCCGCGCTGTCAGCAGGGTCAGAAGATTCTGGCGTAAAACGCAATGACTCATTCAGCAACTAGAGAAAAACAAGCCCCAAAGGCGATACCATTGAAAAGGCTTCCGAGGAAGGTTGTGGATTCCAACCCACGCTTCAGGCCACGTGACAGAAGGCCCCGCCCACGCTCATGGCCCCACACGTGGCATCCGCCCGGAGGTCACTTCAGAACCCGTCCACCATGAGCTCTCCCGTCGGCCCCATAAAAAAGGGGCCACAGAGTCCCCCACACCTCCCAGGGACAGTGCCAGGACTCAGCCAGGGCGCAGTCGGACGCCACGCTGTGCCTTCCCGCCTGTCTGGGAGCCCGAGGTCAGGCGCTGCTGAGTGAAGGACTCAGCGACCAGCCAGACCCCACGGCGGAGCTGCCGAGCCTCACGGCGGCCCGAGTGGCTTCCTGGCTCAGGTCCCCTTAAAGGTAGTCCAGGCTCCCCCAGAGGCCCCAGGGCCCGACCCCGGGGACACCGCTCTCTCCCCGCAGGGCCCGACCCCAGGGACACCGCTCTCTCCTCGCAGGGCCCGACCCCGGGGACACCCGCTCCCCGCAGGGCCCGACCCCAGGGACACCCGCTCCCCGCAGGGCCCGACCCCGGGGACACCCGCTCCCCGCAGGGCCCGACCCCGGGGACACCCGCTCCCCGCAGGGCCCGACCCCAGGGACACCGCTCCCCGCAGGGCCCGACCCCGGGGACACCCGCTCCCCGCAGGGCCCGACCCCGGGGACACCCGCTCCCTGCAGGGCCCGACCCCGGGGACACCCGCTCCCCGCAGGGCCCACCTCCAGCTCCTCGGGGGTCACGATCCCATCGTGGTTGGAGTCGATCAGCTCCTCGAACTCTTTCCTCCTGTCTCGCACCCAGCTGTCGTCCACATCCTGGCCCTGCTGGTTCTCCACGGTGCCCACGGGCAGGGAGACGAACTCAGGCAGGGACAGCTGCTTGTCACCGTCCTGGTCTGTGGGACGGGGGATTGGACGGGGCAGGACCTCGAGTGAGACGCCCGAAGGTCGTTCCGCACCTTAGGGTTCGCCCAAACCTAGCAGGTGCCCCTCACAGGGCCGCCCCCCAGCCACGGGGACAGGCCTCACCCAGGTCTCGGACAATCTCCTTGACCATGAACTTGAGCATGCCCCGGCTGTGCTCCGGGTGCAGGAAGGACAGAAACTCGTCCTCGGTCAGCAGCAAGTCCGCGGGGGGGTTGTCCGCCTGGTACCAGCGGTCCTTGAGGTTCTCAAGGACTTCCTGTGCTGAGAAAGGTACAGCTCGTGAGCACCTTCTCAGGCGTGACTGTGCACAAATCCAGAAGGTTCCAAGAGATGTTTTCTCAACTCAGACGGCCAGCACACGGGACACGGCTACGCACCGGGCCCAGGGCCCCACTCTCTGAAGGACAGCTTGGCCTGGGGCAGGCAACGCACAGACCCCCAGACATAACCTGGACCCTCCCAGACATGACCCACACCCCTGGAAATGGCCCAGACCGCCCTGCCCCCCAAGACATGACCCAGACTCCCCAGATACAGCCCAGAGGCCCTCAAGACATGGCCCAGACCCTAGAAATAGCCCTGACCCCCCCAGACACGGCCCAGCCCTCCCAGACATGGCCCAGATGCCCCCAGACACCCCTGACCCCTCAGACACGGCCCAGACCCCCTAGAAATGGCTCAGATCCACCAGACATGGCCCAGACCCTCCTGGAGCCCCCTAGATGTGGCCCAGATACCCCCAGACAACCTGGACCCCTCAAAAACCACCAGATACCCCAAGTTAGGGCCAGACCCCTCCAATGTGGCCCAGACCCCTCCCACTCACGGCTGTTTATTCCTTGGAAGCAGGTGGAAATTACGCCGTGGGGCTGACTCACCTGTGAAACAGCGTGTGTAGGAACAAAGGCGTCACCCTGTTCCTTTCCATCTGTTTCACGTGCGACATCACACGAAGGACGCGGTGCCGGAGGAAAACCCAGTTTCTAGAAATGACTGAGGTCATGGCTGCTCAGAGCTTCCCACAGACTCTCAGCTCGGACCAAGCGAAGCTTCTGGGAGTGTGGCCCTCATGTTCCCGCCACGGGGGCCTGGAGCAAGGCTGCCCGCCTGTCCTGAGCCCCCCGAGTGTCCctgaggcagggccagggcctgtCTCGGTCTCCAAGCAGAAACAGGAGGTCCCGACCCAGCCTGGAACTCACCACAGCCAATGACCGTGTCCGGTGTCCAGGCCTCACTGGCCCCAGTGTCCCTTGTGCCCTGCCACAGCCTCGCCAGGTCCTGCCTGGGCCACCCCCTCTTTAAACCATCAACCTTCCCATCACCATGGACAACTGTGAGACCTCCTTGCCCGTGACAACCCCCCTGGAAGGCAAATGGGGGCCATGGGCTGTCCCCCTCTCTGTCCCAGCTCCCAGGATGGATGGACGGGGTGACCTGAGACCCAAGCAGGACAAGCACAGGCTCCTAGGACAGCCTGACCCAAGGCCAGTTCTGGAAGACGGCACAGGGTCCTCACACTGCgctgcccagccctgggctcagcctcAGGCCGACCTGAGAAGCCCTAAGTCCCATGTCCTCGGGCACAAgtgggaccttatttggaaagagggtctCTGCTGCTGTCATTCGTGACAGATCTGGAGAAGAGGTCATCCCAGATCAGGGTGGGGCCTAAGTCCAGCGACCGGAGTTCCTGTAAGAGGCCAACAGAGGTCCAGAGAGGAGCTGCTCACGTGGCAGCAGAGGCTGggggggccgggagggccccCTCCCCACTGGGCCACAAGAGCCCGCACAGCCCCGCAGCTCGGCCCCAGACGGAGTGTGATGTGCACGGCAGCCACAGGACTCCCAGGAGCCTCGCAGGGGACGGATGGGGGTTGGGGCAGTGCCCGCGAGGTGTCCCCCGCCTTCCCTCCCAGGGCCCCCAGACCGACCGAGCTGCAGGGTGGAGGTCAAGGGGGTCGACACATAGGCTGCAGTCGGGTCGGACGCGCTAGGACTGCAGGACACGCAGGGTCCCCAGAACACAGAGTGACTTCTAAGCACAGCTCCACCAAGTCACAGGGGCGGAGGAGCCTTCAGAACTGCCACAGAGCTCTGGGTCCAGGAAGGACATGTCCCGGACAGAACAGACACGCCCGAGGGCAATGGCACCAGAGTcgggtgggaggctggggccagCCCCACCTTCAGCGGCCACCCGTGGGTGGCCGAACTCACCCCAAGTGGAATCTCACTGGCAGGGCATGGCCCCCCGGGCCCCCCAACACTACAGGACACCTTCGTGTGAATCTTGGCACCAACAGGGAAACCCAATGgaaacagggaaatgcaaacccaTTTGGGAAGGAAATAACAATGTCCAGGTGATAGGGATTAGAAAGGGCAGAACAAAGTCCTGGTGACATCACACAAATGGGACTGGCGTGGGCAGGgtcaaagtttctttttttcttttgagatacaatctcactctgtcacccaggctagagtgccgtggcgtcagcctagctcacagcaacctcaaactcctgggctcaagcaatcctcctgcctcagccccccgagtagctgggactacaggcatgtgccaccatgcccagccaattttttctctatatatattttttatctgtccaaatcatttctttctatttttagtagagacagggtctcgctcttgctcaggctggtctcgaactcctgacctctatcgatccacccgcctcggcctcccagagtgcaggattacaggcgtgagccaccgtgcatgGCCACCGTGCATGGCCTAGGATCAAAGGTTTTAAAAAGTCTTCGAATTGTTCAAGAAAAGACAAAGCTGGGACCCACACAGATGCCCCGGCCCTGCACGCTGGCCGGCCCACACCCTCCCACCCAAGGGGGGACCCGGGGGCCTGCCCACGCCCAGCCTGGTGGCCACACAGGACGCCTGGCCAGGCCTCCTCAGATGTGGGCTTGGACCCCAACTTTTCTAGGGCCTTGGAGCCCCCGTCCAGCTGCAGCCTCCACCTGGGAGCTGAGCCTGGTGGCTGGGCCCTCCCTGCCTGCGTGTAGGGCACCCGTCCTGCGCCTCGTGCCCTGGCTGCTCTAGGCTTCTCCACGGACCCGACTAACATGTGTCCTACTGTCCAAAGCGCCAGCACAGCATGTGCACCCGGAGCAGCCTGGGCCACGCCCCCCACAGGACCCGCACGCGGGTGGTGTTGGTGGGGGATGGGCGGCGGCAGCCCGCTTCTCCCGCTAGCACCCACGCACACTGGGCACGAGGAACACACTCGGCACTCCATGTAGTACGCACATGCTCGCACACACAAACACGCCAGGGCACGCGCAGTACACAGGCACAGGGGGTGCACTGCAGCCTTCCTGGACGGCGGGACAGGCTCAGTCCCTGGACTCCAGCCCCGGAAGGTCGGCCTTGACCCACCAGCAGAACCCCCAGGCCAGGTggggcctctcctctgccctcccgcCAGCGCCCTCCCACCACCGACCACGCCCCCACACACCCCCAAAGAGCCCCGACATAGGCCACGCCCCCACACACCCAAAGCCCAACACAGACCACGCCCATGCCTCCCCCACGGAGAGCCCCGACACAGACCACGCCCACACCCCCCAAGAGCCCCGACACAGGCCACGCCCATGCCTCCCCCACGGAGAGCCCCGACACAGACCACGCCCGCACACACCCCCAAAGCCCAACAGAccacgccccctcccccccagccgcGACACAGACCATGCCCCGCCCACGGGGACCCCCGACATAGACTACGCCGGTGCCCCCCACCCTTCCCCAAAGCCCCACACCAACCAGGCCACCGAGCCCCCAGCTCCGCCATCGGGCCTGAGCACTTACTCTCCTCGTCGACTTTGAGCTCTGCGTTGTTTCTGATGGCGTCAGCAACCTCCCGCTCGTCGTGGCCTTTGCTCGCCAAGAACTTCACCTTGTACTCGTCCCACGACACGCGGCCTGCGAGGACCCAGCCGTGAGCGCCTCTCGGAGGACCCGGTCCGTCCAGGACGGGCTGAAATCCCGCGCGCGGCCGCCGCGCGTGCACAGCGGGCCACCGGGCGGCGCGCACGGCACAGGCGCACGGCCCACAGGTCTGCCGAGCCACCGTCCCCAGGTCAAGCCCTGGGCTGCTCGGCGCCTTTCTGTAAAGGAGACCGGCCGGGCACGgtgccccgcccctcgccccccccccccccggcctcctccccctccccccccccccggcctcctccccctcccccccccccccccccccgcaccgtCGCCGTCGGGGTCCA
Protein-coding sequences here:
- the TNFRSF4 gene encoding tumor necrosis factor receptor superfamily member 4 isoform X2, with amino-acid sequence MCVGVRQPWPDLPGSVLLLLGLLLGAAAGLDCAGDTYPHGGRCCLECQPGHGMVSRCDRFRDTVCRPCDPGFYNEAVNYEPCKPCTLCNQGSGSEPGQRCTATQDTVCRCRAGTQPLGGYKRGVDCAPCPSGHFSPGDNQACKPWTNCTAAGKRTLWPASNSSDAVCEDKSPWTTPSWETQGPPARPITAQPTAARPGTSQGPSTPPLEAPRGSVLPTLLGLGLGLGVLAPLAMLLALHLHRGAWKTAPDAAKGPGGSRFRTPIQEEQADAHSSLAKI
- the TNFRSF4 gene encoding tumor necrosis factor receptor superfamily member 4 isoform X1, which produces MCVGVRQPWPDLPGSVLLLLGLLLGAAAGLDCAGDTYPHGGRCCLECQPGHGMVSRCDRFRDTVCRPCDPGFYNEAVNYEPCKPCTLCNQGSGSEPGQRCTATQDTVCRCRAGTQPLGGYKRGVDCAPCPSGHFSPGDNQACKPWTNCTAAGKRTLWPASNSSDAVCEDKSPWTTPSWETQGPPARPITAQPTAARPGTSQGPSTPPLEAPRGSVLPTLLGLGLGLGVLAPLAMLLALHLHRGAWKTAPDAAKGPGECPRTPHLPSLPLSSSPGGSRFRTPIQEEQADAHSSLAKI
- the SDF4 gene encoding 45 kDa calcium-binding protein, producing the protein MTAIKGVNKHQEEVVLVPTRCFPDQPPAHTLEPSHAPGPAAMASKQAPLCGLAPRCLWLLGVVLLVDVSARPANHSSARERAANREQNEILPPDHLNGVKLEMDGHLNKDFHQEVFLGKDVDGFEEDAEPRRSRRKLMVIFSKVDVNTDRRISAKEMQRWIMEKTAEHFQEAVKENRVHFRAVDPDGDGRVSWDEYKVKFLASKGHDEREVADAIRNNAELKVDEETQEVLENLKDRWYQADNPPADLLLTEDEFLSFLHPEHSRGMLKFMVKEIVRDLDQDGDKQLSLPEFVSLPVGTVENQQGQDVDDSWVRDRRKEFEELIDSNHDGIVTPEELENYMDPMNEFNALNEAKQMIAIADENQNHHLEPEEVLKYSEFFTGSKLMDYARSVHEEF